The nucleotide sequence TCCGAGCGCTTAACCCGACGCACGTGCTGGGCCTGCTCCTCGATCGACAGGTTGCGGTGCAGGATGCCGATGCCGCCCTGCCGGGCCATGGCGATGGCCATGTCGGACTCGGTGACGGTGTCCATGGCGGCGCTCAGCAGCGGGGTGGCCAACGAGATCTTACGGGTCAGGCGGGAGGTCGTATCGACTTCGGAGGGGATGACGTCGGTGAGCCTGGGCAGCAGGAGGACGTCGTCGTAAGTCAGGCCGGTGGGTGCGAAGATGTCGGGGCTGGTGATCGGGTCGCTCACGGAATCATCGTAGAACCCGCGCGGCGAGCGACGCACGTCGAGATCCGCCACACGCCGCCGCCATCCTCGACGCGCCGGATACGGCTGTGGGGTGGCAGGCACGTGCCTGCCACCCCACAACGAGCTATGGCGAAACGCCGGCGAGCTACCGGTCAGCGGGTGACGACCGCCAGGACGTCGCGGGCGGACAGGATCAGGTAGTCCTCGCCGTCGTACTTGACCTCGGTGCCGCCGTACTTGGAGTAGATGACGACGTCGCCCTCTGCGACGTCGACGGGGATGCGCTTGCCGGAGTCGTCGACACGGCCCGGGCCCACGGCCACGACCTTGCCCTCCTGCGGCTTCTCCTTGGCGGTGTCCGGAATGACCAGACCGGACGCGGTGGTCTGCTCGGCCTCGACCGTCTGCACGACGATGCGGTCCTCGAGCGGCTTGATGGAGATCGACATGTCGTTCTCCCCTTCTCGCTTCTTGATTGGCGGGTA is from Actinomyces sp. 432 and encodes:
- the groES gene encoding co-chaperone GroES produces the protein MSISIKPLEDRIVVQTVEAEQTTASGLVIPDTAKEKPQEGKVVAVGPGRVDDSGKRIPVDVAEGDVVIYSKYGGTEVKYDGEDYLILSARDVLAVVTR